TTTGAAAAAGCGGGATGTTGTCCAGGATGTAAAACGTGATGAGCTGCTGCACGTCGAAAGGGATATTGCGCAACTCCACGCCGAACGACTGTCGCCAACGTCCAGGCCGTTCCTCGTGCCAGACCCAGTTTACCGACAAGTCTCCAGAACGCCCGAAATCCTGACTGTAAACCGTGCGCCTACCCGTAGGCATGGCGTCGATGAGCGGCTTCAGGTGGTCCTGTATCCATGTGGAAGCGATTTCCAAGCGGTCAGGTTCAATCACAAATTCGGCGGGTTGCTGCCAACGCAAACGAGGAATTCCCTCGCCATGGCAGTGCTCCAAAAGGAGTCGGGTAAAAAACGCCCCCGACCCGCGTTTCGCGATGCAATCCAGTTCCTCGTTCGCGTCCTCTGGCGTGGGATAATCCGCGTAGATCTCTTCCCGGTATTTCTCTTCCGCCGTAAGGCTGTATTCCTTGTCCGTGACGAGGCACACCCGCTGATAAAAGCCCTGGGCCAAGGCGTCGTCGAAAGTGACCTTATGGAGCGAGTAGGGGAGCTTTCCCGCCTCCACGTCCTTGCAAAGCACCGTGAAGGGGTTGTCCTCTCCGTTCAAGGTGGAAACGATGTCTATACGCCCGCCCCACATGCGGAAGGCCAAGGCCCCCTTGATGACCTCCTGAAGGTTTTCGTGGAATGCTGCCTCGTCGATGCGGGCATGTCCCTGGCGGGACCGCCAGTTATAGGGGCAGGATGACAACGCCTCGATCTTGAATCCGCTGGCAAGCTGGATCTTGTATGTGACGATGTCGCGCTTCTCGTCTTTCAGCAGGGTGACGCCGATCTGACTGGCCGCCAGTTGGTAGGCTCGGGCGAAGAAGGCGCAGTCACCGATAAACTCGGCGGCCATGGCCATGTTGTAGCCCATATAAAACTGGTCCATCCCCTTGGCCAAGGCGGCCTCCAGGGCCGCTTCGGCAGCCAGCGAACCCCACGAAAAACCGATACGCCGGGACTTTTTGCAGAGCCGCACCGGCGATTCATCGCGATGCCACGCGGCTTGATACGGCAGCAGGATCTTCGGGACTTCGGTCGGGGTCAGCCGCCGTGTCGCTCGCATGCGTTGGATGTCCTCAACGAGTTGGAGGGCTTCCTCGCGTTCGGACGTGGTCATGCTCATGCGGGCTCAACCTCAACGCCAAGGATTTGCGCCCGGATAAGCCCCCACTGCTCGGGGGTGAGCCCGGCCTGATCCGCCGCGCCCTGGGCCGCCTCGGCGGCCTTGGCCAGGGCCTCCTTGCGGGCCTGCTCACGGATTTTGATCTCGGTGTCCACGCCGATCTTGGACCCGGCAGCCAAGTCCTTGATCGCCTTGGCCAAGCGCGCGGCGTCAACGGCATCAATGGCGTCCCCATCGCGCAACTTCGCCAAGCTGGCCTTAAACACCAGCCGATGCACGATTTCGATGAGCACTCGCCCCATGTCGCCATCCGGCACCTCGCCCAACTCGCGGGCAAACGAGGACGCGATTTCGCGGCTTTCCCGGATGTGCGCGGCAACTTCCTCGAAATCCTGTGAATATCTGCCCACCGCAGATCGTGAGACAGGCGCGCCCAACTGCCGCAGATGCGCAACGATTTGATCCAGCGTGTGCGCGCCCTCGGTCAACAGGCGGTCAAGCTCCTTTCGGATCGGCGCAGGGAGCGCCTTGACGGTAGACTTTCGCGGCATGGCTACCTCGGGCTCGGGCGTTTGACGCCGGGCACAACAGCCCGCCCCGTGGCCACGTCCGCGCCCCGGGCGGTCAGCCGCACCACGCGCACGTTGCCCACGGTCTCGATCTCGACCAGCCCCGTTTCCGCCAGCCAGGCCGCGTCCGTCTCCACCTGGTCCCGGGACGCGCTGTGCCCCACGGCGTCCAGGGCCGTCTGCAACACGGACGTGTTCAGCTTGTAATCCGGGTCTTCATGCAGGAAACGCAGGATCACCAGGCGGCGGTCCTCGGTCACCAGACGCGCGAAGCTGTTCATTTCCGCCCCCTGATGTGATGCTCCATGAGCAGATCGTTTTGCTTTTCCATGCGGGAAAGCCCGTCGCGGACGCCGGAGATCATGGCCTTGACCTCCTTGACGTCGCCCCGGACGGCCTCCAGATCCGTGCCCAAGGCCGCCACGTCGGCGGACAGCCCGTCCAGGCTTCCGGTAAGACGTTCGACCTCCGAGGGAGATGGGGCATCGGCCAGGGCCGCGTGCGCGGCGCATACCCGGCCGTCCACCCCGGCAACCCGGTCCGCGACGGCCTTGTCGCTCCTGGCCCGGTCTGCGTCACGACTGGCCCGTGTTGCTTCGCAGTGTTCCCGGGTCACGAATTTCCGGGCCAGGGACCACATGATCCATCCGAAAAACGCCTGAAACAGGAACATGGCCACCGGCCACCACTTGAGAATATCCTCCACGTCAGCCTCCCGGGTCAGATCATCGCGCCCACGACGGCTACCGCGCGAAGGGCCACCCCCGCCCAGGCGGCGTAGTTGGCCACCTGCGACTTCGTCCCGGCGTCGGCCTGCGAGGCCTCCACAACGGCGGCGATGCGCCGGATCAATTCGTGCAACTTGTCCACGGTCAGGGGATCGGAGGTGTCCACGGTCCCGATGGCCGAAGCCGTGGCCTTGGCCAGCGTGGCGTATTCGGCGATCCGCTCCTTTGTCTGGGCGTCCACCGGAGCGGTCAGGGCCACGTCGGCCAGGGCCTCGACCACACCCGGGAGCTGGGCCGCCACGGCCTGATACCGGCTTGCGTCCACCGTGCCCGGGTCGGTCTGGGCCCGCGTTCCCACGCACCCGGCCAGAAGCAGCGCCGGAACGGCCACGGCCAGGGCCAGCAACCCCTTGATGGTGGACGGGCCGCCGGTCCCGGGCGTGGCAATCTTGGTTTCGGCTTTGATGCGGCCCCACACGGCCAAGCCGCCGCCCGCCACCCCGGCGATGCCCAGGATCAATTCCACGATGTCGCCCTGCACGCCCTCGGACAGGCTGTAGCCCAGCGCGGCCGCGATACCGGCCAGCATGGCCACCACGCCGCCCCAGACGCCCCGGGACAGCCACCATTTCTTTTCGATCACGCCGATTTCAGCCGTGACCTGTCTGCCTTCGTTTTTTTCGTCCACGATCAGACTCCCTTTTGCGGCCAGCGGCCGCCCAGATGTTTCAGGATTTTCGACGGATAGTCGTTTTCGAGGTTGTGCCGGTTGCCCGGGCCGCCGTTGTAGGCCCGGCACACCACGTCCCAGCCCTCGTGGCCGTAGCGGTCCGCCAGCCGCCGCAGATACCGGCAGCCCCAGGCCAGCCCAATCGCCGGGACACACAGCTCCGGAAACCAGCCCTGGAAACCGAGGGTCCGGGCCGTCTCGCCCATGATCTGCATCAGGCCCCAAGACATGGCCCGGCCGACCTCTTCCGTGGCCTGGCTGCATCCCGGCGGGATAAAACCGCCGGGCGCGCGGTGGTAGCGGAAGTCGAACCCCGGCTCGTAGCGGATCGCATACGTACCCCCCCCGACCGACTCGTGTTCGACCACCGCCCGCACCAGCTCGAAAGGCAGCTTGAACTCGTCCGCCGCCGCCAGGATCGCCTTCAGGATTTCTTCAGTCATTTCCTGTTCCCTTTATTTGCCATTTTCTATCTGGTACGGTTTGGCATCTTTTCCCCGGACCAAAAGGAGATGTTTATGGAGAAATGGCAATGCGCCCTGATTAATGAACAAGGTGTTTCGTTTGCCGTTATGCTGGTGAAGCCTCGTATCCTCTCCTCCCAGGGCGAAAGAGACCGGGTTGCCGAAGCCCTGTCTATTCGCCTGGGTGTGCCTGTGGTTTTGGCTGCGGAAAACAACCGGCATGGCCTTGACTATTGGGGCAGGAAAGACCTTGTGGGCTTCCTGGCAAACGTCCCTCCCCAACGCCTTCCGTGGCGCGAGGTGACGTTTTCTTGAGCCATTCCGCTGCGCCCTCCAGGTGTTCCAGCGCCTGGGGGGCGTGTGCATGCCCCTGGCTGAAAAAAACATTCCCGTCCGAGTCGTAGGCATAAATGAGCTTCCCTCCGATGCGGACTTCCACCACGATTTCGTTCGGATCGCTCACAGCCACCTCCTTTGGCATCACCACGGCGCGTCCCCGCGCCCGTTCCACGGTCGGGCCAGCCCGCGCCGCACCAGCTCGTCGCCCAGATCCACGCCGTCTTCGGTCACCACCCGGGCCGACAGCCGGGACAGGCTGCCGAGATACGCGTCGCGCAGGATGACCACGCTTCCCACCCGGCACCGGGACCGGGTCCATTCCCGGGCCAATTCGGCCAGGGCCTGGATATGGGGCCGCGTGTCGCGCAGCTCCGGCGTGTCGATTCCGGCGATGCGCACGCCGATGGTGGCCACGGCCGGATGCCAGTCCGGGATGGTGACGGTGAGGGTGTCGCCGTCGCGCACCTTGGCCACCACGGCCCGGATGTCCGTAAGGCCCGGACGCGGCGTCACCAAAGGCGCGGCCGTCGCGTCGGCCTCGTTCTGTTGCGGGGTTGCCACAGGGACGGCCCGGGTCGCAGCGGCCACCGGGGGGATGGCCGTCGCAACCAGCAGGCACAGGACCAGGAAAAGCGATATCGGATGGCGTTTCATGACGCCCGGTCTACGCCGGGCGAAAAGCAAGAGGCCCCCGGACAGTTGTCCGGGGGCCTCTTCATGGGGATGTTGCGGGTTTGTGTCACGACCCCGGGGGAGGCGTCAAGTCCGTCATCTCCCGGGCCAGTTCGTGCGCCGCCCCGGCCAAAAGCTGGAGCAGCACGGCCAGCCCCTCCACGGCCTCGCGGGACGGTTCCGTCTCCAGGCTCCAGGCCGGGATCGATTCGCTCAGATAGTCCGCCACGCAGCCCATGCGGCGGATGGCGTCGGCCGGGTGCTCTCCGGGCCGCACCAGCCCGGTCATTGCGCCAGCCCCCGCGCCGCGCGGGACGCGGCCGCCGGGCCAGACGTCGGGCCGGACGCCGGAAGCAGGCCCAGGGTGCGGGCCTGGCGCACCAGCCTCCAGACCACATCCCTGGACACGTCCAGGAGCTTACCGATCTCGATGCAATTGAGGCCCTTTTGGTGGTAGCGCACGGCCTGGTTGATGCGGTGCAGCCGCTCCGGCGGCACGGCCAGGGCCGCCCGCGCCCCGTCGGCCAGGGCCTCGCTGCGGGCGTTTTCCAGGGCCGCGCGTTCGAGGGTGTTGAAGGCCTCGATGTAGCGGAGCTTCCATTCCATGGCCCGGGTGGAGTTCCAGCCCATCACCAGGAGGGTGAAGGCGTCGCGGGTGAGGAGGTAGGCGCGATCCTTCCTCATCCCGCCGGACGCGGGAACAACGACCTCGGCCTCTGTGGGCTCAAAGTTGAGCCGACAAAATGATTCCGGTAGCTTACGGGTCAAATCGTCGATGTCCCGCAGCACGTTCTTGTGCTTGAGCCCGAAATGCTGGGCCAGCTCCACGGATCGGACGGCCGGGCGTTCGCCGGGCAGGAATTCGACGGTCACCGGAACGGAAGGGGTTTGGGAAAGGGAAAGGGACATGATGCGCCTCGCTTAGTTGGGGGTTGGAAACAAAAAAAGGCGACTGACGCTCCCCCGCTAAGCGCGGCCGGGGCCTCGCGGACACCCGGACGTCAGCCGCCAATACGAGCCTCTCCTAAAAACAGAGATGCTAGGCGACAAAAACACGTCGTCCACTCTTCAACCATGCCTACGGCTTGGTCGTGGCGGTGGACAGCCACGCTTAGTTAGGGACTTCCCGGTTAGGATTTCCGGCCGGGGTTGTCAAGCAGCGCAGCCTAGAGCTTGCCCTTTTCTTCGTCTTTCTTTTGCTTTATCGCCAAATCTCGGAGTTCGCTCGATTCATAGTCAATACGCACATTTACATTGAAATTTTCACCATCTATAAAACAAAATACTGTAGTTTTTGCCGTATCCCATGCCGAAAACAAAGCAAGATGCCCCATTGATACCGCCAACCCATGGTTTTGCTTGTCTTCGGCATAAGTATTGTTTTTCCATAGAACTTTTGATTGTTTTGGTTTCCCATATTTAGATATTAATGCTTCCACAAATTCTTCATAATCGGAAATGTAATCATTCTTATTTGTGTGTATATCAACAAGAAAATACCTCACCTTCCATAGCTTGTTGTCAACAAAAGCATACGCCACTTGGATGTTTTTATCGAAAATTTTGTCGTTGAAGACAATCAAGTTGTCACTCTCCATGACTGGCGCGCTTCGTTCCGCCTTCTTGACCTCTTCCCTGCTCATCCCCCATTTCACACTGCGGAGATCGTACGCGTCCTCAGCGGCCGACAGGGAAGGGGCCGCGAAACATAACGCCAGCAAACACACCCCGGCCAACATCCAAGCCCTTGTCCGCATCACACGCCTCCTTGTTTCCGAATGGATATCAACCCTCCCGCATCCAGTAAACGCCTATTGCCGCGTTTCGGCCCCATGCCGGTCTTGTCAACCCCCTGGCGGGTTGCTATGCCTCCCCGCATATCAGCCAACGCAACCCCAGGGGGCCGCCATGACCGAAACCGCCTTTGACGCGCCCGGCTACGTCTCCCGGATGGGCCTGCTCATCGACAAGGCCTATCTGGAATACCGGCATCTCGCCACGGACACCCACAAGCTGCAAGCCCTCTACCTCCGCACCTACCTGTGGATCGCCAGCCTTCTGGCCACCTTCGAGATCGGGGCCGTCATCCGGTTCAAGGCCGGGGAGCTGGCCGTGGCCTCCGGCCTGGCCGCGCCCTTTCTCGTTCTCGTGGGCCTGTCCCTGCTCCTCGCCCTGGCCACGTTCGCCTTCTGCATCGACGCCCTGCGCGGCCGCAGGAATCTGGAAATGCCCCTGGGCGACTTCAAGTTCCTCTCGGACAAAGCCTTCCGGGAGGCGCAGGGGGATGCGGACGCCCTGTTCTACCAGACGGTTCTGGTGTCCCTCGGGGCCGGGATCAGTCATCAAGCAGCAGCAGTCCACCAAAGAGGAAGAAAATTACGAGCCATGTCATGGATGCTCCTTTGCGCCTCGGCTTTGGCCGTCCTCGCGGCGGGCGTCACCCTCGCCGCGTAAACCCGGCGGCACGGGAGGTGGTCGCCGTGTCGGATTCGGACAAGGAAAAGAAACCGCCGCAGGAACCGCCGGAAGCGAGGCCCGCCCCGTCCATCTCCATCGCCGTCCACTCGCAGGGCAGCGGCAAGGAAAAGGAAGGACGGGCCACCGGCAACCGCATCATCAGGGACAAGGAGTAGCCCTTCCGGGCGGCGGGGCGACCTCCCGCCGTCCGGACCCGTCCCCCTCGATCCGCAGCCACCATCACTGCCATGTCTCCGTTCCCGGCGCGGGAATGTCGCCAGCCCCGGGCGCGGGCGCGGGCGCGGCCGCCTTCGCGATCCGCTCCAGGGTTCCCAGGATGCCCTCCAGGGTCTGGTTGGCCATCATGGTCTCGCCGATGCCCAGGAGCACCCCCGCATCGGTCAAGGTCGAGACGCCGGGGAGCCTGACAGCGACAAGCATCGCCACAGCCGCCAATCGGGCGGACAGGTGCGTCAAAAGCTCCACCTGCCGCCGTTTTTGACGTTTCAACTCGTCCCGTACGCCAACCGACATGCCCTTTTTCACGCTTCCTCCTCGATTCGTTCACAATCCGACAACAGCACCGGCTCCCGGCGGCCCACCACAAACACCCGCCAGCGGCCGTCAATCCCCAGAAACGCCGGAGTCTTGGCGATCACCCGGTCAAAAACCGGGCGGCCTTCCTCGAAAAATTGCCCGTTCGGCACGGACAGCCGCGTCCCAGCCGCGATGCCATGCCCGGCGACAGGCCGGGGAAGCCCCGCCCCGTCGTGGACCGCCCCGGCCAGCACGACGGCCAGGCCCTCCAGGGTCACGAACGCATATTTCCCGCCGCCAGCCGCCAGCCAGCGGCCGTTCACGCGCAGCCGCACCGTGCCCGGTTCCGGCCGTTCCCCGGGCCACTGCGCCGCGTCGAACAGCTCTATCAGCGTCGTCTTGCCGGAAATCTTGAGCAAAACAGACCCCATTTTCGTGCGTGTTTCCGCCATGATTCTCCGGCATCCTTACAGCAAACTGTGTTGATCCGGCCGCCCGTCGCCACCGGCCCGGTGCCGCCGTACGGTGCGCCCTGCCACCCCGGCCAGCCGGGCGATCTCGTTTTCGCTTTTCCCGGCCTTGATGCCTTCACGGATGGCCCGCCACACCCTGGACCGGTTCCCGGCCAGCGGCCCCAGCGGGATCGTCATGTTCTCGCCCTGGGCCATCCAGGCGATTCTTTCCGCCGCCGCCCGGCCCACGGCCGTCACCAGCCAATGGTCCTGCGTGAGCGTCTCGGGGCGCGGGATGTAGACCGTCGTGCCGCCCCTGGCTTCGGCCAGGCGGTACGCCGCCACAGGCCCCACCAGGTCGGCGATGGCCGCCAACGTCGGCGGCAGCTCCATATCAAACGCCCCGAACATGTTTACTCCCCGTCCCCGGTAAACGCGGCGTCCTGCGCCCCGTGGCTTTCCCGCAGGGCCGCCTGATCCTTGCGCCGCAAGTTCTTGCCCAGGGCCGCGATCACGGCCTGGAGCTGCTTGGTGGTGGCCCATTCCAGCTTTTCCGGGCCGCCCTGGCGCGTGAGGATGGCCAGGGCGTAGTCCCAGGGCACGAACCGGCCCTGGGCGTTGGCTGTTTCGGCAAGTAAGGCCTCGATTTTGCCCATGAGATCCGAGCGGTCATAGTCGCGCTGCGCGGGCGCGGCCCGGTCGCCGCGACGCCGGGCCGGGGCGGTGAAGCCTCGCCGCGACAGGAACCGCAGCAGATCGTCAAGCTGTTTCAGATCGAGCTTGCCCGCCGAATCCGCGCCGTAACGGCCGTCGAGCATGGCCCGGTAGTCTGGGTCATCCATGCCGAGTTGCTTCTTGGCGATGTGAATTTTGGCCAGCATGCCCTGGCGGCGGGAGGTCGAGCGGTTCATGGGAGCCTCCGTAGCGCCACGTCCTCGCACCCCGGCAAGAGCGGCCGTTCCGCAACGATGTCGCCCGGGAAAAGGCACACCTCGCGGTCTGCCAATGCGCCGTCAGCACATATCTTGCGGCCAACGCCGCCGCCTCGCGAATACGTGACCATCATCACGATGCGGCCTTTGTGGCGCTTGGACATGACGTAGGGTTGGCAGGGCATGTCATTCTCCCTGTTTTGCGGCCCGGGCCGCGATCTCGTTGAGGCGTTCGGCGCAAATGGCCGCGATGCGCTCGGCCGCGTCCGGCTTGTCCGGATCGGCCAGGAAAAATCCCACCAGCCGCCCGCGCGCCGTGTCGCGGATGGCGGCCCGGCCGGGGATGGCGCTGGTATCGACGGCGAAGCGGGGCGTGGTCATATCGCCACCCTGTAGACCAGCAGTTCCGCCTCCAGCTCCGCCACCAACGCCCGCAGCTCCCGGTTTTCGCTTTCCAGGGCCGCGCATCTGTCGTCATCCGACACGGCAGGGACGGGGATCGAGACCGGGCCGCTTCTCAGCTCAAGGCTCCACGGCTGGGTTCCGGTCTCGCCCCCTGCCGCTGCCGGAGGTTGGGCCTCCATGGGCATGGCGGCCGCTTCGCCCTCGCGTGGTCCGAAAGCCTTCTCAACCAGCTCAAACGGATAAAAGAATCTCCGTTGTCGCCCGCCCCACAGCCCATAGCGGCGGCCGCTTTTTCCGAGCGGATACTTGCTATCCGCCTTGCGGACGGTGCCGGACTCGCTGATTTCGTAAGCCGGGTATCCCGGGATGGTGCGCCATTCCATCTACTGCTCCCGGCGCAGGCTTTGTTCGACGAGCCGCGAGAATTCCAGCACAGCGTCCAGCTTCTCATCCTCATTCTCCGCAAAACCAAAGCCGGGAATGAGCAGCGTTTTGTTGTCCCACGCCAAGGTGGCCATACCTTCCAGGCACTCGTGGAGCTTGTGCGAATCTCCGGAAGCAATGGGCAAGGCCCCCTGCGGGCATTCCTGGTCAACATGGATCACACCGTTGGTGAAGCAATATGCGACGGCCATGCGTCTCTCCTGCGGCTGCTCATCAGGCCGGAACCGCCACGCCCCGGCGACCGCCCCGCAGGGCGGTTTCGCATCTATTCCATCCCGGCCATGATCTTCCGGCAGCTCTGCATGAGCGCGGCCACGGGCACGTCGGCAGCCGCCGCGTCCTTGATGGCCAGAGACAGCGCCTCGGCCCGCTTCTTCCAGGCCAGGGCCTGAGCTTCGGCCGACATCAGCACCCGCAGAGGCACCTGCCGTTCCGTCACCTCGACCGTGCATGCGTCGCTCATGCCGCAGCCTCCTTGATCTCTTCGGCCTTCAGCTCGTAGTAGAAGAGGTCTTTTTTCGCGCGCCTTGCCCCCACGAGTTCCAGGCGCTCGTCGGGCCACTTCACCATTTCGTCCCGGTTCAGCTCTTCTTTGACGCGGACGGCACCGGCAAACGGATCGTCGGGCTCTCCGGTAATCAACGTCTTGACCCGCTCCAGGATGCCCGCGAGAGTCCCCTTGCCCTTGGCCTTTATCTCCGTGGAGCGCCGGAAGCCGATGGTCCCGAAATTGAGCTGTCTGCTTCGCGCCTTCTCGAACAATTCATCCTTTTTCGATCCCGCGAAGGTGACCAAGGCCGCTTCAATGGCCTTTTTATCCGCCAGCTTGGCCGCCAGCCGCTCCTTGGCCAGGGCCTTCATTTTGTCGATGGTTTCGTTGAGTTTGCCTTCCTCGGCCTCCACGGCCCGCCGGATTTCCGCCAGCCGGGCCAGGGCCTTGTCCGCCGCGTCCAGATCCCCGATCAGAAAGGCCGGGTTCGGTTTCGTGCGCATGATGTCTCTCCTTATTTTGCAGGGGTTGCGGCCGGGGTTTCCATGGCCACAGCTCGTTCGATCTCTTCCACGGAATCCGCCGCCTCGGTCAGCTCCGATTGGCAGACCCTCAAAAACGCCCACTCATTTTCGCCTACCTTGTCCGCCAGGACGCCCAGGCTGTTCCGCACGTTTCTGATCTTGTCCCCAAGCATCGCAGTCCCTCCGTAAT
Above is a genomic segment from Desulfolutivibrio sulfodismutans DSM 3696 containing:
- a CDS encoding VpaChn25_0724 family phage protein, giving the protein MNSFARLVTEDRRLVILRFLHEDPDYKLNTSVLQTALDAVGHSASRDQVETDAAWLAETGLVEIETVGNVRVVRLTARGADVATGRAVVPGVKRPSPR
- a CDS encoding DUF3486 family protein is translated as MPRKSTVKALPAPIRKELDRLLTEGAHTLDQIVAHLRQLGAPVSRSAVGRYSQDFEEVAAHIRESREIASSFARELGEVPDGDMGRVLIEIVHRLVFKASLAKLRDGDAIDAVDAARLAKAIKDLAAGSKIGVDTEIKIREQARKEALAKAAEAAQGAADQAGLTPEQWGLIRAQILGVEVEPA
- a CDS encoding Rha family transcriptional regulator, translated to MSLSLSQTPSVPVTVEFLPGERPAVRSVELAQHFGLKHKNVLRDIDDLTRKLPESFCRLNFEPTEAEVVVPASGGMRKDRAYLLTRDAFTLLVMGWNSTRAMEWKLRYIEAFNTLERAALENARSEALADGARAALAVPPERLHRINQAVRYHQKGLNCIEIGKLLDVSRDVVWRLVRQARTLGLLPASGPTSGPAAASRAARGLAQ
- a CDS encoding host nuclease inhibitor protein, producing the protein MAVAYCFTNGVIHVDQECPQGALPIASGDSHKLHECLEGMATLAWDNKTLLIPGFGFAENEDEKLDAVLEFSRLVEQSLRREQ
- a CDS encoding regulatory protein GemA, coding for MNRSTSRRQGMLAKIHIAKKQLGMDDPDYRAMLDGRYGADSAGKLDLKQLDDLLRFLSRRGFTAPARRRGDRAAPAQRDYDRSDLMGKIEALLAETANAQGRFVPWDYALAILTRQGGPEKLEWATTKQLQAVIAALGKNLRRKDQAALRESHGAQDAAFTGDGE
- a CDS encoding lytic transglycosylase domain-containing protein translates to MTEEILKAILAAADEFKLPFELVRAVVEHESVGGGTYAIRYEPGFDFRYHRAPGGFIPPGCSQATEEVGRAMSWGLMQIMGETARTLGFQGWFPELCVPAIGLAWGCRYLRRLADRYGHEGWDVVCRAYNGGPGNRHNLENDYPSKILKHLGGRWPQKGV
- a CDS encoding host-nuclease inhibitor Gam family protein translates to MRTKPNPAFLIGDLDAADKALARLAEIRRAVEAEEGKLNETIDKMKALAKERLAAKLADKKAIEAALVTFAGSKKDELFEKARSRQLNFGTIGFRRSTEIKAKGKGTLAGILERVKTLITGEPDDPFAGAVRVKEELNRDEMVKWPDERLELVGARRAKKDLFYYELKAEEIKEAAA
- a CDS encoding thermonuclease family protein; translated protein: MKRHPISLFLVLCLLVATAIPPVAAATRAVPVATPQQNEADATAAPLVTPRPGLTDIRAVVAKVRDGDTLTVTIPDWHPAVATIGVRIAGIDTPELRDTRPHIQALAELAREWTRSRCRVGSVVILRDAYLGSLSRLSARVVTEDGVDLGDELVRRGLARPWNGRGDAPW
- a CDS encoding NUMOD4 domain-containing protein translates to MEWRTIPGYPAYEISESGTVRKADSKYPLGKSGRRYGLWGGRQRRFFYPFELVEKAFGPREGEAAAMPMEAQPPAAAGGETGTQPWSLELRSGPVSIPVPAVSDDDRCAALESENRELRALVAELEAELLVYRVAI